gtggtggagtggtaagggagagacttgTGTTTCTaagagactcaagttcaattcctgcTTCTCCCCATTAGTTTTCAGCGGCACCTGGTGATAATGGGAGACTAgacgagtaggcggcgatcgctagttcgatccttgaactgaatgggttttacctcaccgcactgtcgtgcctttgggcgagtgttcacgggcttctgccctaggtgagggttttccctaGTTCGGAGACGGGTGTAttccgatgtggtgaatttcgcaagtagcccatttgaaggattcgttggccgttaaaaaaaaaataataattttacaAACAAGTCGATAAATCAAACTCATAACTTGACTTCCAAACGAATAATCTCCTGGTCCCCACCGTCCTTGACACGGCTAAGAAAAAAATAGTAATAAAGATGATTTACTTGACATTGCTTTCTTTGCTTTTTCATACATTTAGACTAAACGAGAGATATTTCTTTTTGCTGAATTTCTGAATCTGCTGGGTGTTATACTATTTGCATATTAATATATAACTAGAGGAATTTCTTTGCACGATGCAACGCAAAGATGTATATATTacaacataaaaaaataaataaaagaaggTTTATATACAACAGTATTAGGGTTAACTCACAAAAGTGGTCTTTATGTAACCAACAAACATAACGTTGTGAAATAGGAATAGAAAATTATTTTTATGTAAATATAAAGTAGTTACACGACACAAACAAACAACCATATCCGACAGGCCACCCTTCCCCACACGGCTATAAGACTTCCATTTGCCACATtttttcttatataaaaaaatacacaATAAAATATATGGATATTTCCCTTTCACATTCACATATGGCGAACTTTATTGCCTTTGCCTTTGTGTGCACTATTTCCCTTGCCTTCGGTACAGCAAAATCCCAATCTAATGTAACCAGAGGTTCTTCTTTAAAGCCTACTGGTGCCACCACCTCTTGGTTGTCGCCATCGGGGTTATTCGCCTTCGGTTTCTACCCACAAACGCGTGGCTACGCGGTTGGTATATATATGGCCGGGATTCCAGAAAGGACTGTAGTCTGGACGGCTAGTCGTGACACCCTTCCATTCTCAAGTAATGCTACTTTGAGATTCACATCTGATGGAAAGCTCTCCGTGGAACAAACACAGGGTCAGCATATCAATATAATTGATGCTGGTGGTGCTTCTTTTGCTTCCATGCAAGACTCCGGTAACTTTGTGATCTACGATTCCAAAGGGAAGAGGGTACTTTGGCAAAGCTTTGACCACCCAACCGAGACCCTTTTGGCCGGTCAACATCTCCAGCCCGGCCAAACGATGTTTTCAAGTGCCTCGGAGACAGATCAGTCGATTGGGGTGTTCAAGCTCAGTATGCAAACCGATGGGAACCTCGTGCTGTACCCAAATAGAGGGACCGAAGATCATGCATACTGGGCTACCGGCACATACACAGCTGGACCTAACGTGACACTAAATCTTGATTCTAATGGTTTTCTTTATCTGTTGCAAAATTCTACCTTCTTTATCAATAATCTTACCCAAGGAGGAAATGCGACAAAAGATGAACTGTATCTCATGAAATTTGATGTGGACGGTATCTTTAGATTGTATTATCATAATCTGACTAACATGGGCAGCAATGGATCTGCCATATGGGCGTTGTCACCAAATAAGTGTATAGGGCCGGGTCTGTGTGGCATAAACGCGTATTGTTTGAGCATGAATGATAATGCAAGATGTCAATGTGTACCAGGGTTTGAAGTTGTGAATCTAGAGCGTTGGAGTTTGGGCTGCCTGAGAAAGGAGACCGTAGAAAGCTGCAACATTCAAAATGCAGGTACCACAATCCATATGACAAATTTGGATAATGTTCGATGGGAAGATGCCGCATATATCATCCCAAAAGCACCAACACAAGAAGAGTGCTCCTCTGCTTGCCTAGAGGATTGCAACTGTGAGGCGGCACTGTTCAACGGACAAGAATGCAAGTTGCAGAGGTTCCCGTTAAGATACGTGGAAGTAACTGATAGCGAGTCCAGTGTTGGGTTGATTAAAGTATATACATCAACTCTAAATAATGGAACAAATCCAACTAATAAATCCATTCGTGTCAAGAAAGTGGGACAAAAGGATATCATGATTATTGGGGCTTCACTCATCTCATTTGCTGTACTTGTTTTACTATTTTCTGGAGTAATCATGTATAGAGCTCAAGTTTGGGCATACAAAAAGATATCTGAGAATCTAAGTGTCCAGTTATTCGAGGACACGGGGCCTCGGGCATTTTCTTATGCGGCGTTAGAAAAAATTACAAATGGTTTTGAAGAAGAACTGGGTAGAGGATCATTTGGGATAGTTTACAAAGGTATCATAGAGAGCTCCATGAGACAGGTCGCAGTGAAGAGATTGAAAGAAGAATTGGCACAAGAAGGAGAACGAGAATTTCAAACTGAAATGAAAGTGATCGGGAGAACACACCATCGCAACCTAACAACGTTGCTCGGTTACTGCTGTGAAGGTCCCGAAAGGCTACTGGTTTTTGAGTATATGACTCAAGGATCACTTGCAGATATACTATTCGCAGCCACAGAAAGCAAGCCAAAGCCGTGTTGGATGCAAAGAATAAGAATGGCAGTTGATATAGCTCATGGCATCCTTTACCTACATGAAGAATGTGAAAACCCAATAATCCACTGTGATATTAAGCCACAAAATATACTTATGGA
This genomic stretch from Helianthus annuus cultivar XRQ/B chromosome 8, HanXRQr2.0-SUNRISE, whole genome shotgun sequence harbors:
- the LOC110872923 gene encoding G-type lectin S-receptor-like serine/threonine-protein kinase LECRK3, which encodes MANFIAFAFVCTISLAFGTAKSQSNVTRGSSLKPTGATTSWLSPSGLFAFGFYPQTRGYAVGIYMAGIPERTVVWTASRDTLPFSSNATLRFTSDGKLSVEQTQGQHINIIDAGGASFASMQDSGNFVIYDSKGKRVLWQSFDHPTETLLAGQHLQPGQTMFSSASETDQSIGVFKLSMQTDGNLVLYPNRGTEDHAYWATGTYTAGPNVTLNLDSNGFLYLLQNSTFFINNLTQGGNATKDELYLMKFDVDGIFRLYYHNLTNMGSNGSAIWALSPNKCIGPGLCGINAYCLSMNDNARCQCVPGFEVVNLERWSLGCLRKETVESCNIQNAGTTIHMTNLDNVRWEDAAYIIPKAPTQEECSSACLEDCNCEAALFNGQECKLQRFPLRYVEVTDSESSVGLIKVYTSTLNNGTNPTNKSIRVKKVGQKDIMIIGASLISFAVLVLLFSGVIMYRAQVWAYKKISENLSVQLFEDTGPRAFSYAALEKITNGFEEELGRGSFGIVYKGIIESSMRQVAVKRLKEELAQEGEREFQTEMKVIGRTHHRNLTTLLGYCCEGPERLLVFEYMTQGSLADILFAATESKPKPCWMQRIRMAVDIAHGILYLHEECENPIIHCDIKPQNILMDEYGCAKISDFGLAKLLEHDQTKTSTLIRGTRGYVAPEWHKGLPITVKVDVYSFGIVLFNILCCRRNVDDNLPDSEAILQDWVYECYAADELLKLVDYDEDVEKSRLEQMVKIGLWCVQEEPSLRPSIKRVVLMLEGTVQIPTPPNPTSFLSVV